In the Triticum aestivum cultivar Chinese Spring chromosome 2B, IWGSC CS RefSeq v2.1, whole genome shotgun sequence genome, CAAAAAATAGGATCGTCCAACTGGAACGAGCTGATGGAACGGCGTGCACTGACCCGAGCGAGCTGGCAGGTATGGCCACAGAGTTTTATAAAAACTTGTATTCGTCGGAGGGCACGATTGGTATGAAGGAAGTTTTGTCTCACATCCCTGTTCGTGTGGATGGAAATATGAATGCTCGTCTTAACGCAGATTATAGCAAGGAGGAGGTAAAAGAGGCCCTGTTTCAGATGTTCCCAACCAAGGCACCTGGCCCAGACGGTTTTCCCGCGCATTTTTTCTAGAAACACTGGGATTTGTGCGGTGATGAGGTTACTAGGATGATCATCCGAGTGCTTGATGGAGTTGATTCCCCGGAGGAGATAAACAACACGTTCATCGTATTAATTCCCAAGATCTCCAGTCCAAAAGTTTTAGGACAATTTCGCCCTATAAGTCTCTGTAACGTAATCTACAAGATTGCGTCAAAGGTCTTAGCTAACCGGCTGAAATTATTTCTCCCCGATATCATCTCCGAAGAGCAGTCTGCCTTTGTCCCAGGACGTCTCATTACGGACAATTTTATCACGGCCTACGAGTGTTTGCATTATATGAAAACAAGAAGGGTGAAGGGAAATAGATTTTGTGCGCTTaagctggatatgatgaaggcatatgatcgCCTGGAGTGGCCGTATCTGAAAGCGGTGATGATCAAACTAGGGTTCAGCCCTAGATCTACGGAGACGGTAATGAGGTGTGTCTCTTCGGTCACCTTCTCGGTTTTGTTTAATGGTGGTTGTCTGGATGGTTTCAGGCCGACTCGTGGGCTAAggcagggagatccaatctcgccATATTTATTTCTGCTTGCAGCGGAGGGACTTTCTTGCTTGCTCAAGTCACAAGTTGGAGTTCAAGGTATTGCAGTTGCACCGACAGCCCCTTTAGTTAATCACCTCCTATTTGCCGACGATAGTCTACTCTTTTTTGAGGCAAATGAGGAGTCTGCTACACGTTTTAAAGGTCTCCTCAGAGTTTACTGTCAAGCATCGGGCCAGAGAATAAATGTAGACAAATCATCGATTTTTTTCAGCAAGGGGGTAGCGGACTTGACCAAagcagcggtcaaagttatccttgagGTACACAACGAGGCGCTCACTGAGAAATATTTGGGTTTACCCTCTGATGTGGGAAGAATGAAAGAAGGATCTTTCAAGTATTTAAAGGACAGAATCTGAAAACGTGTGCAAGGTTGGATGGAGAAGTGTCTGTCAGCGGGCGGGAAGGAGGTCCTCATCAAATCTGTCGCCCAAGCCATCCCTAAATATTCGATGGCATGCTTCAAGCTACCTCGAGGTCTATGCGAGCACATCAATAGTCTAATACGGAAGTTCTGGTGGGGAAGTAAAAATGGCGAGAGAAAGACGGCCTGGGTGTCGTGGAAAACTATGTCAAAACCCAAGTATATGGGTGGCCTGGGCTTTCGAGATATCGAACTGTTCAATCTGGCACTCCTAGCTCGTCAGGCATGGAGGATGATGCAGCAACCAGGGTCTTTGAGCGCTCGCGTTTTGAAGGCTCGGTATTTCCCGGATACTGGTCTGTTGAATGCCACTTTGGGAAACACACCTTCCTAGGTCTGGCGATCTCTTCTGGAGGGTCGCGATGTTCTGTCCCTGGGACTTATTAAGAGGATCGGCACAGGAGCTACTACTAACATTTGGTCCGACAACTGGCTGCCGAGAGATTTTGAGCTCGGGCCTATATGTGCACGATCAGCAAATCCGCCGGAGTTGGTGTCGGAGCTAATCAACCCTGCCACCCGATCATGGAATAAGCCAGCTCTAGTAGAACATTTTATCCCTGTTGATGTTGAGGTCATCCTCAATATACCACTCAGCACAAGGCAACAGGAGGACTTCTAGGCTTGGCATTATGATAAGCGAGGCATTTTTTCGGTAAGATCAGCGTACCGGATGATTTGTGCTATCAAGACACAGAGAGAGGACTGGCTAGATCATCGGCCGGGTCACTTGAACATTGAGGCTGATAAACGCTCATGGACCCAGATGTGGAAGGTAAAAATCCCGTCAAAATCAGAGTATTTGTGTGGCGTTTAGCACACACTTCAATCCAAACTGGCTCGGTTCGATATGATAGGCATATGGCAGATTCGGCATCCTGCTCTATTTGTGGGGCGGCGGAAGACACGTGGCGCCACTCTTTGTTAAGTTGTCATATGGCAAGGTGTGTTTGGGCCTTGGAGGACGATGATCTGGTTGAGCATGTGATTTCGAATCAAAGCGACAATGCGAGGCTCTGGCTGTTCTGGCTCTTCGAGACTACTTCACAAAAAGATCTAGCTAGAATTCTAGTGACCATGTGGGCAATTTGGTGGGCAAGAAGGAGGGCTATTCATGATAACGAGTTTCAGAGTCCGCTTTCTACTATGTGTTTTATCGACAGGTTTTTGGAGGAGCTAGATATAGCTATCGCGCGTCGAACGGTAGCTACTGAAGGTCGAGTGAACCAGCCGAAAATGAAAGTGTGGCTGCCGCCTGTGGGCGAGGCTGCAAAGTTTAACTGTGATGGTGGCTTGTCAACCCTAGGAGACAAAGGTGCAGCGGGAGTGGTGTGTCGTGACAAGTTGGGCAATTTTTTGGGTGCTTCAGCAATGGTCTTTGATGGTCTGACGGACCCGGCAAGTCTTGAGGCGCATGCATGTAGCGAAGCACTAGCCCTAGCCCAGGACTTGAATATGCAAGATCTTGTCATTGCTTCAGATAGTGCAGAAGTTATCGCTAATATCAAATCTGCAGCATCCCCACCTTATGCTCCTATTCTTAGAGAGATTCGAGTTAGTAGCAACAatttttcttctgttgtttcttGTTTTGAAAGTAGATGCAATAATTTTGAGGCCCACATGCTAGTTAAGGGAGCTGCGTCTCTTGCGGTGGGCCGTCATGTGTTGCTAGGGGTTTTACCAGATATTGCCTGTATTCCAGAGGCCGTGAACATTGAATAAAATCCCTAGTTTACCTTCAAAACAAAAAAATCTAGCAGCAGACCagccctcaaaaaaaaaaatcaaaaaaaatctagCAGCAGACCTGGCGGTGCGACGCCGTCAAGCACCAGCCGAGCACCACCGCGCGGTGCTCCACCACCGTACGGTGCACGCCCACGCCACAAATCCGTTCTTGGCCCCGCTCTCCGAAATCCGTTGCTGCTGTTATCCGTCCCGCTCCCAGATGGATTCCTGAGTCCCCAAAAATTGGTGTTCTGTTATCTATCTATTTACTGATTTGTATCTTTCCTTCTCTCGTCTGCGTGTGATGGCCAGGTATTGCTGCTGCCAGTGAGGGATGCAAGAATCTGCGTGCCAATACTGTAAAAGGAAGAGTTCTACAAGAACAAGAAGGAAGGATTGTATTTTCTTCTCCATTGCCCGTGAAGGCAAAATTTGGTAACTGGTGCATTATTAATGTTTTCTGTAACAAAATCCTCCTATAAAGTGGCATCCTATCTTTTCTCAAATTCCTCTCCTTAACCCAGAAATCGTGTCTAAAGGTCTTATTATCATCATGTCAAATCGCTCTTTTTTGTTGACATGTGTTTCTTCCCTTTTATCTGATTGCATAGGGAAAACAGGGCCAGATGTTGGTGCTTGGGGTCAGATGGTGCATCGATTGTGGGTATAATATGGTGCATCGATTGTGGGTATAATTTTTGTTATGTTCATCACATTCAGTTCCTTTTTGCACGAATTTGTACACACGCAAAATGACTAAGAAAGGAAAACTGCATTTTTTTCAGAACTCCAGACTGCCTTAGCTGTTTCCATGTAGCTGTTTTGTAGTACTATTGATTAACTGCCACTGTTTATTCAAGATTCTATGCCTTCTGTAGGTGTAAATGTAATAGACTGATAATTGGTGATAGGATATACCTGCATGTATGCCACATTGAGTGACCTTCAGATAGGGCTCACCTTCAGGGAAAGCTTATTATAGGAATTTTCTCTGGCCAGATTGTTTGCTGAATGTGTGGAATAGTAATACGAAGTCATCTTCGTTCACTAGCCTTGGTAGGTCGTAGATCTGCATGTCTTCCTTGGTTATGAACCAAATAAATTAATCCCTGCTAACTTGTGTTTTTGTGTGTTTTGTACTCAACTGCACTGCAATTTGCCTATGTTGAACTGACTTAGTGGTTATCTTCTAGGTGTGAGATATTTACATTTATTGATTTTTAAGTCTACAAGGATTGTATCATTGCATACTTCTTGATTAGCTGACTATGCGCTTCTCCACCTTGCTGATCGGGCATACGTAAATGTTTATATGGCTTTTTTGGCTTTCCCGTTTCAGAATAGTATCCATGAAGTTTATTCAAGAGAGCGACTATTTTTTTATACTGGATGAGAACGCTTCCATCATAGGCTCCATCTCATCCGGTCTATGTCTTCGAGACGGTCTATTTTCAACATTTATACAAAGAAGATCTGGCACCAGAGATTCACCATCGGGATTAACACATTGCTTCAATGACGATACTATCTCAAGATGCATTATTAACGAGCTTTCCACTGACACCATATTTGTTTCAGGTGAACACTTTTGCTGCTACACCCACACATAGATAGATATGGCTCATTGCTACTCAGTTACAATTGTGTTACTTTATTATATTGTAGGGATTTCCTTCCCCTGGTATACCAATGACGGATCATAAGGATAGTGGTCAGGATAGATGGGAAATCAAGCACCACAGCTCACGTCAGTTCAAATCATGTTATTTATGTGGAGTATCAGCTGATTGCTGGACTCCAAGCTATTTTTCTTAAGTTTTCATTTGCTGACATGATTTTCTTTAGAATATGCCTATTGTTAAAGGTCTGAACAAAAAAACTCAACACGTTTGGGACCCTTAATCACAAAAATCAGCTTTTTTTTTTCACTCTCTTATTGTAGATTATAATTTTCCATCCATAATTTAACTCTCTTGCAAGCAAATTCTGTTGAACGCAATAATATGGATCGAGCTTATCTATATACTCTATAAAGaaaata is a window encoding:
- the LOC123041613 gene encoding uncharacterized protein, whose amino-acid sequence is MQESACQYCKRKSSTRTRRKDCIFFSIAREGKIWENRARCWCLGSDGASIVGIIWCIDCGIVSMKFIQESDYFFILDENASIIGSISSGLCLRDGLFSTFIQRRSGTRDSPSGLTHCFNDDTISRCIINELSTDTIFVSGISFPWYTNDGS